TCCAGCTGGCGACGGCCGGATCTGGTGAGCTCGTAATACTGCGCGCGGCGATCGTTATCGGAATTGCCCCATTCGGCTTGATCCAACCCGCTCCAGCCGATGCAGCGCCGGATAAAGCGATCCCGGCTGGATCTGCAGCACCTCGCTCGCTCCTGTAGAAGAGAAAGGGGAACTTTATCGCGAGTATTTTTGCCCGTGGACTCCATGTGTATATACATTGTTGACACGCCTGGAAGATCCGCGTATTAGTGGAATTGGGGGGGTTATGAAAACCGTCGTGAAAAAGTGGGGTAACAGTGCTGCCGTGCGTATTCCGGCTGTCGTCATGGAAGCGATCCCGCTTGAAGTTGATGCACCGGTCGATGTGCGCGAGGAAGCAGGACGGATCGTCATCGAGCCGATCCGCCAAGAGTCATATGACGTGAATGCCCTGATTAAAGGCATCACCCGCGAGAATCTTCACGAAGCGATCGATTTCGGCATGCCTCAGGGAAAAGAGGTCTGGTAGTGGCGAAGAGCTACGTACCGGACGCCGGCGACGTCGTCTGGCTGAACTTCACTCCGCACGCAGGACGAGAGCAAGCCGGCCACCGGCCCGCCATCGTTTTGAGTCCGGCCGCTACAACAGCAAGACCAGCCTGATGCTCTGTTGTCCCATGACAACGCAGATCAAAAACTATCCCTTTGAAGTCCGGATCTCGGCGGCCGTTCCCTGCGTCGTGCTCTCCGACCAAATCAAAAGCATCGACTGGCGAGTCCGAAAAGCGAAACGCAAGGGTAAGGTGTCGGCGGACGCGTTGGCGGAGGTCCGTGCGAAGATTCACTCGTTGATAGGGTAATCCCGCCACTTGAAACGAACCAGGAATGGGAATCGCGTATTCGAGGCTTGTTATCAAAAGCGGATCAGGCCCAAGCTGATTTTGATGGCTTCATCAGCCTTGGCCATCGTTTCGGCGTCAACTATACCCAATCGCCGGAACAGCCGACTGCGATCCACGGTGCGGATCTGATCCAGTCGAATGGACGATCGCACGTCGAGGCCGTTCCTGGAATTTGGTTCAACGACCACCTCGACTGGGTAAGGGACTGGCGATAGCGTGGATGTGATCGCCGCAACGATAGTCAAAGGGCTGTACCGATTGCCAACGTCATTTTGTATGACTAATGCCGGTCTGGTTTTCTTGATTTCGTGGCCGACAGTCGGATCAAAGGAGCAAAGGTAAACTTCACCTCGGCGAAGAGGATTCACTTTCTGCGTTTGGCTGGGCGGCCGGCGCGGGGCTGTCGTCCTGCCTCTTCTTCCAGGGGGAACCACTCGGCGGCAATCTTCAGGCTGTCGTCTGCGCCGGCCAGGTAACCGGCCTTAAGTTGCTCACGCAAGATCTGTTTGCCGCGCGTTTCGACATAGTGAAGCACTGCCTCCGAAATAAAACGGCTGCGGTCGCCTTTGGGCGCGACTCTGTCCAGTACCTCCAGCGTTTTCTCGGGCAATAAAATATTGATGCGTTTGTTCATAATGAATCGCCGCCTATTTCCACTGTACACACACATCGTGTGGAGGTCAAATGTCGGGCAAAACGCGCGGACAATCAGCAATTTACGAGGTGCATCACGTCCATGCGGTCTCCTTTGACATGTTATGCTTCAGATAATGGAAAGGACAATTCGCCGATTCGATTCATTGTCCGAGGCAGACGCTGCCGAAGACGAATACTATGCTTCTCTGACTCCTGAAGAGCGTCTAAACATTTTGCTGGACCTCGTGGAAATGCACCGGAGCAACCAGGATGAAGCTGCAGAAGGATTTGCGAAAGTTTATCGAGTTGATGAACTCTCACGCAGTTGATTTACGTCCTGGTCGGCGGCCATGCGGTAGCTTGGCATGGACATCCTCGCCTCACCGGGCGACATGGATTTCTTCGTCCGCGCGTCTCCGGATAATGCCGATCGGATGATCTCCGTTCTCTCGGCATTTGGCTTCAGCGATATTGCCGATCTCAAATCCACATTGATCCAATCGGACAAGGTTATACAGTTAGGCCGTCCACCGCATTGATCTTCTGACCGGAATCAGCAACTCGATGGACTGCCTGTGCGGATGCTTGGACTCGACGATCTGATCAAAAACAAGCAAGCCTCGGGCCGGCCGAAAGATCTGCTGGATTTGCAAAAACTCCGGAACCGCAGCTAAGCGCCGATATCGAATCCGCTGCGATTTCCGATGATTCCATCGTTCAATCGGCCCGCGCTGCGACAGCGGCATCGCTATCTCCGGCTCGAACGCATTCTGAAATAATTGCATTGAACACATCTACTATGTAGTAGTAGAGTAATGCAATTAATAGGAGATACACTTGACTCAACCGAAGCTTACCCGGCTTGAACTGCAGATTCTCGAAGCTCTCTGGGCTCATGGAAAAGCCTGCGTGCGGGAGATTCTCGAATCCTTTCCGGAACCGCGTCCGGCCTATACCACCATTCAGACCACCGTGTACCGGCTGGAAGGTAAAAAAGCCGTACGCCGTGTGCGGAAGATCGGAAATGCGGACATCTTCGAGCCGATCATCGCCCGGGATGTGGCGCGACACCGGATGCTCGACGAGATTCTGAGTCTATTCGGAGGGCGGGCTCAACCGATGATGGCGCAGTTGGCGGAGGCGGGAAAGCTGACACTCGACGATGTGCGGGAACTGGAGAAGACGATCAAGAGACTTGAGCAACAGAAGAAGACGGAAAGGACAGGTAAATCCAAATGATCGGCATATTGACCAATCATCTCTGGCAATCGACGCTGTTCGCCGCTGTGGCAGCGTTGCTGACTGTTGCATTCCGCGGGAACCGGGCTCAGGTCCGCTATTGGCTGTGGTTCAGCGCGTCCTTGAAGTTCTTCGTTCCTTTCGCGCTGCTGATGAGCGTGGGGAGCCATCTGCAATGGGCGCCGGCCGCGAAGAAGATCGCCACGCCTGCCATCACCTTCGCAGTGGAGAAAATTGCGGAACCATTTCCCAGCGCGGCAGTAACGGTACGTCCGGCGCCAGGCTCTGCTATGGATCGGGATCGTCTGGTGACCTTTTCATTATTTGGTTTGTGGATGATTGGATTTGGAGCCATTGCGCTGCTGAGGCTTCGCGCGTGGCGGCGCATCCGCGCTGTTGTGCGTGCGAGCACTCCGCTGGAAATTACGACGATGGCGATTCCGCCGAATCTTCAGGTTCGTTCGGCTCCGGGCCTTCTGGAACCCGGAGTTGTCGGGTGGTTGCATCCCATCCTTCTCCTACCGGCGGACATCACGGAACGCCTCACGACGCGTCAATTCGAGGCGGTGCTTGCTCACGAATTGTGTCACGTCCAAAGGGGCGACAATTTAACGTCGGGAATCCATATGATCGTCGAAGCGGTGTTCTGGTTTCATCCCTTGGTCTGGTGGATCGGTGCGCGGCTGGTGGACGAACGCGAGCGAGCCTGCGATGAGGACGTATTGCGGCTCGGCAATGACGCCCTCGTGTATGCCGATGGGATCCTGCAGGTCTGCAAGATTTACCTGGAATCGCCACTGCGCTGCATATCCGGAGTGAGTGGATCGAACGTGAAGAAGCGAATCCAGGCGATTCTGGCGGGACGCGTTGCCGGGGAATTGAACTTCGCAAAGAAAGCAGCCTTGGCCGCTGCCGGAATGTGGGCTTTGGCGGTACCGCTCGTCGTCGGGATGATGCATGCGTCTTCATGGCAGGCAATTACGCGGCCCGCGACCATGCCGAAATGGGAGGCGGTTTCGATCAAGGCCTGCAAGCCGGGCGAGAGAGGCGGCAGAGGCAATAGAGGAGGCGGCGTCGATCGCGGCGATACGTCTCCAGAAAGGCTGAACATTTCATGCATACCAGTTTCTGGTCTCATTCACGAGGCTTATCTCACGTTCACAGACGGCAAAGCCGACCCTTTAAGAAATTTGCCGATTGAAGGTGGTCCGGAGTGGATCAAGTCCGATCTCTACCAGATCAATGGGAAGGCCGAAACCAGGACGACGCAGGAAATGATGATGGGGCCGATGCTCCAGGTCCTACTGGAGGATCGCTTTAATTTGAAGATCCATTTGGAGACCCGTGATGTCCCGGCCTACGCGATGAGAATTGCGAAAAATGGTCCAAAACTTCAGCCCTTTAAAGAAGGCAGTTGTATTCCTCTCAGTAGTCTCAGAGATGGGCCGCCTCCAGCGTTTCTACCGGGACAACAGCCATTAATCTGTGGCGTCGAGGCTATCTGGTCAAAAGGTCAAGATCGAATTCTGGATATGTATCAGGTGAGCATCAACCAGTTTTCGGGAGTGCTCCGTAGATACTTAAATCGCCCAGTTATCGATGAAACCGGCATCGGAGGGCCATTCGAGTTCCACCTGGAGTTCGCCCCGGACGAGAGCACGCCATTGCTTCTGCTTCGTCCTCCTGGTGAACCTGCTCCTCCAGAAAACGAGCCGCGCGGACCTTCGATTTTTACGGCAGTGGAGGAGCAACTCGGATTAAAGCTGGAGCCTATAAGAGGTCCCGGCGAGTTTCTCGTTATCGACCGCATCGAGAGGCCATCAGAGAATTAGCGACGCAATTGACGCCGATGGTCGTGTGCGGTCAAAGAAGATGTGAGCGAATTGGAAAACACATTGAAAGGTCAGTTAGCCCCTCATTCAGGAGGGCGTTAATATACTTGACGCATGCAAGCCGCGGAGCGGCGGAAGAGCTTAGCCACGGCCGTTAGGCCGTGGTTCCGGAGTCCCGCGTACACTCAGCCCCGTAAGGGGCGAAAGACACTGTCGCCGCTCCGCGGCTCACTTACGCGCAAATCGTAACCACGGCCTAACGGCCGTGGCTAAGCTCTTCCGCCGCTCCGCGGCTTGGATGCGTCAGTTATATTAATGCCCTATATCAGGAGGGGTAGTGTGCCTTAGAGATTGTTCCAATTCATTCGCCTCATCGTGAATGGTCCTGGAACGCCGGTGAGCTCAAATCTGAGTTTGAGATCTTTCCCGTATCCCGAGATGCTAGGAGCGATCGGCTGTTTCCGGCCAGCATCCCAAGATGCTAAAAGGATCAATCTTTTCTTGACACTATCTGCGGATACTACGCAGGTCATCTATTTTTCTTACAGTATCTTGAGATACAGTAAGAGACTGCTATATTTCCTTATTACATTTATTGATACTAAAGGGATGTCACTCATTCCGCATAACATATCGACATACTAGAAGCACCAAATTATTTCTTATCAATATATTGAGACACTGTAAAGGTTATCTCATTTTCATACAGCATATTGATATATTGACAGGATTCCGTTAATTTCCTCTAGTATCTTGAAATACTAGAAAGATCCATTATCTTCCCGTTAGCTTTCTGACATGCAACAAAAATCATCATCATTCCTTACAGTACCCCAACCAAACTAAGAAGCAGCTGCTTATTCCTCTTAGTATCTTGCGATGCTATACGGCATCTGTCTTTTCCTCCTAATATCCCGAGACATTACGAGGAATCTTAATTCTTGCCGCAATACAACCGAGCGTGCTATAAACCGCTGAAAAATATGGCAGCACTGACAGCCTTACTGGACTTCGCGAAATATCGGCCGCCACAGCTACGCACTTTCGGCGTGCACATTCACGACTCTATGGATGGAAATCCGGCGTTTCCTACTCCGCCGATCTCGATGGCTTCTTTGGCCGGGCAGGTCGATACGTTCGGAGCGCTGATCGCGGAAGCCATGGATGGCAGCCGGAAGGTGATCTCCGAGCGCGATAGGCAGGGAGCCGCACTTAAATCGATGTTGAAGCTGCTAGCCGGGTATGTCCAATTGGTTGCTGAAAGCGAAACCACGTTTGTGTCCAGCGGGTTCAAGCTCGCTTCCACCACTCGTAAGCAACCGCCGCCGCGCAACGAGGGCATCCGCAAGATCGTATTCGGCGATGTCAGCGGCACGTTCAAGCTCAAGGCGGTGGATGTGCCGGGCGCCTCCAGCTATCAACTGCGATTTGCCGTGCGGCAGATCGACCGCTCGCCGCTGGGCGACGAGTGGACCGTAAAGCAATTCAGCGACACGAGGAAGTTCCTGCTCATCACCGGGCTAAAACCCGGTACGTTTTATATACTCCAGGTCCGCGCCTTGATCGGCGAGGAATTCACCGACTGGAGCGATTCCATAACGCAGATGTGCAAATAGATTTTCTGCCGCAGATTTCCGCCGCCGCAGATTACGCAGATCACGCCGATGTGTAGTACACTCCCGGCAACTTTTTGGTGAGTCGGTTTAATGAATATGGGGGTGGAGTCGATGAAACGCTGTTTGCTTGCGGCCACGATGCTGCTGGCTGGTTTCTGCTTCAATACATTCGCGCAAACGACAAACGCAACCCTGGGTGGAACCGTTTCGGACGCGTCGCACGCGTTGATTCCGGGGGTGACGGTAACGGCAACAAACACGCAGACGGGAATCGTTTCGACCACGGTAACGAACGAAACCGGAACGTACAATTTTCCTTCTCTTCAAACGGGAACATACAAAGTATCGTCCGAGCTCCCGGGCTTTCAAACTGAAACTTATAACGGTGTCACGCTGGGCGTATCCCAGCAGGTACGCCTGAACTTCGCGCTACAGGTCAGCGGGCAGACGCAATCGGTTGAAGTGGCCGTCGCGGCGGATACCTTGATCGCGACGACGTCGGCATCGGTCGGAACCGTGCTTCCCGAGTACAAGGTCCGCGATCTGCCGCTCACTTCCAGGAACATTCTCGATCTCGTTACGACCTCGGCCGGCACCGAGGCAAGCAACTTCGCGGGCGGCCGCCTGACGGCGCTCAACACCACGCGCGACGGCATTCCGGTCAGCGACGGCCGGTACGACACCGGCATGGCGACAACGACATTCGTCAGCCCGGACCTGGTCGACGAAGTTCGAGTCATCGTGGCGCCAGCGGACGCGGAAATGGGCCGCGGCTCCGGACAGATCCAGATGACCACGCGCTCCGGAACCAACAACCTTCACGGCAGCATCTTCTGGGTCAACCGCAATTCATGGCTGAACGCCAACTCCTGGGGAAACAATTTCCAGGGCGCGGGAAAAGACTTTTACAACGGTAACCAGTTCGGCGGCCGCGTCGGCGGCCCGATCATCAAGAACAAGACATTCTTCTTCTTTCTGTTCGACGGCCAGCGCTTCCTGACCAAAGCCAACTTCACCGGCACGGTGTTGACGGACCAGGCGCGCCAGGGGATCTTCCGCTACTTCCCCGGCGTCCAGAACGCCAACATTCTGGCCAACATCCCAACCGTCGATCGCGCCGGTAATCCGGTTCAGCCTTCCACCGCAACCGGTCCGCTCGCATCGTTCAATGTGTTCAAACAGGCCAGCGGCGCGCCGTGGGATCCGTTCCGCACGACCATGGACACATCGGGATGGATCAATACGCTGCTGACCCGCATGCCCG
The sequence above is a segment of the Terriglobia bacterium genome. Coding sequences within it:
- a CDS encoding AbrB/MazE/SpoVT family DNA-binding domain-containing protein — encoded protein: MKTVVKKWGNSAAVRIPAVVMEAIPLEVDAPVDVREEAGRIVIEPIRQESYDVNALIKGITRENLHEAIDFGMPQGKEVW
- a CDS encoding type II toxin-antitoxin system PemK/MazF family toxin; amino-acid sequence: MVPPGRRGRTTAPRRPPSQTQKVNPLRRGEVYLCSFDPTVGHEIKKTRPALVIQNDVGNRYSPLTIVAAITSTLSPVPYPVEVVVEPNSRNGLDVRSSIRLDQIRTVDRSRLFRRLGIVDAETMAKADEAIKISLGLIRF
- a CDS encoding BlaI/MecI/CopY family transcriptional regulator, with amino-acid sequence MTQPKLTRLELQILEALWAHGKACVREILESFPEPRPAYTTIQTTVYRLEGKKAVRRVRKIGNADIFEPIIARDVARHRMLDEILSLFGGRAQPMMAQLAEAGKLTLDDVRELEKTIKRLEQQKKTERTGKSK
- a CDS encoding M56 family metallopeptidase, which produces MIGILTNHLWQSTLFAAVAALLTVAFRGNRAQVRYWLWFSASLKFFVPFALLMSVGSHLQWAPAAKKIATPAITFAVEKIAEPFPSAAVTVRPAPGSAMDRDRLVTFSLFGLWMIGFGAIALLRLRAWRRIRAVVRASTPLEITTMAIPPNLQVRSAPGLLEPGVVGWLHPILLLPADITERLTTRQFEAVLAHELCHVQRGDNLTSGIHMIVEAVFWFHPLVWWIGARLVDERERACDEDVLRLGNDALVYADGILQVCKIYLESPLRCISGVSGSNVKKRIQAILAGRVAGELNFAKKAALAAAGMWALAVPLVVGMMHASSWQAITRPATMPKWEAVSIKACKPGERGGRGNRGGGVDRGDTSPERLNISCIPVSGLIHEAYLTFTDGKADPLRNLPIEGGPEWIKSDLYQINGKAETRTTQEMMMGPMLQVLLEDRFNLKIHLETRDVPAYAMRIAKNGPKLQPFKEGSCIPLSSLRDGPPPAFLPGQQPLICGVEAIWSKGQDRILDMYQVSINQFSGVLRRYLNRPVIDETGIGGPFEFHLEFAPDESTPLLLLRPPGEPAPPENEPRGPSIFTAVEEQLGLKLEPIRGPGEFLVIDRIERPSEN
- a CDS encoding fibronectin type III domain-containing protein; the encoded protein is MAALTALLDFAKYRPPQLRTFGVHIHDSMDGNPAFPTPPISMASLAGQVDTFGALIAEAMDGSRKVISERDRQGAALKSMLKLLAGYVQLVAESETTFVSSGFKLASTTRKQPPPRNEGIRKIVFGDVSGTFKLKAVDVPGASSYQLRFAVRQIDRSPLGDEWTVKQFSDTRKFLLITGLKPGTFYILQVRALIGEEFTDWSDSITQMCK